In Anas acuta chromosome 5, bAnaAcu1.1, whole genome shotgun sequence, a single window of DNA contains:
- the TRAF3 gene encoding TNF receptor-associated factor 3 isoform X1 → MDASKKTEPPLSVEMVQQRANPDRSPSASIYVPEQGGYKEKFVNAVEDKYKCEKCHLILCNPKQTECGHRFCETCMNALLSSSSPKCTACQESIVKDKVFKDNCCRRELLALQIYCRNENKGCKEQLSLGQLLMHLKTDCQFEELACPRADCKEKILRKDLPDHVEKTCKYRETTCKYCKSQVPMIMLQKHEDTDCPCVMVSCPHKCSVKTLMRSELNAHLSECINAPSTCSFKRYGCTFQGTNQQIKAHEASSAVQHVNLLKEWSNALENKVALLQNESLEKNKSIQTLHNQICSFEIEIERQKEMLRNNESKILHLQRVIDSQAEKLKELDKEIRPFRQNWEEADSMKSSVESLQNRVTELESVDKTAGQGARNTSLLETQLNRHDQMLSVHDIRLADMDLRFQVLETASYNGVLIWKIRDYKRRKQEAVMGKTLSLYSQPFYTGYFGYKMCARVYLNGDGMGKGTHLSLFFVIMRGEYDALLPWPFKQKVTLMLMDQGPSRRHLGDAFKPDPNSSSFKKPTGEMNIASGCPVFVAQTVLENGTYIKDDTIFIKVIVDTSDLPDP, encoded by the exons ATGGATGCCAGTAAGAAGACAGAACCTCCTTTATCTGTAGAAATGGTACAACAAAGGGCCAACCCCGATCGCAGTCCTTCAGCATCAATTTATGTTCCAGAGCAAGGCGGCTACAAAGAGAAATTTGTAAATGCCGTGGAGGATAAgtataaatgtgaaaaatgtcaCCTCATCTTATGCAATCCTAAACAGACTGAATGTGGACATAGATTCTGTGAGACCTGCATGAATGCCTTGCTAAG ttctTCGAGTCCAAAATGTACAGCATGTCAAGAAAGCATAGTGAAAGACAAG gtgtTTAAGGATAATTGTTGCAGGAGAGAACTTCTTGCCCTTCAGATatactgcagaaatgaaaacaagggCTGCAAAGAACAACTGTCTCTGGGTCAATTACTG aTGCATTTGAAAACTGATTGTCAATTTGAAGAACTTGCATGTCCTCGTGCTgattgcaaagagaaaatattaagaaaagatTTGCCAGACCATGTAGAGAAGACCTGTAAATACCGGGAGACAACTTGTAAATATTGTAAAAGCCAAGTCCCAATGATTATGTTGCAG AAACATGAAGATACAGACTGTCCATGTGTCATGGTTTCATGTCCTCACAAATGTAGTGTTAAGACACTCATGAGGAGCGAG TTGAATGCACATTTGTCAGAATGTATTAATGCCCCAAGTACCTGTAGTTTTAAGCGTTATGGCTGCACTTTTCAG GGAACAAACCAACAAATTAAAGCACACGAAGCCAGCTCAGCAGTGCAGCATGTTAACTTATTGAAAGAGTGGAGCAATGCTCTAGAAAATAAG GTGGCCTTGCTCCAGAATGaaagtttggaaaagaacaAGAGTATACAAACTTTACATAATCAGATTTGTAGCTTTGAAATAGAAAttgaaagacagaaggaaatgcTGCGGAATAATGAATCTAAAATACTTCATTTACAG CGAGTGATAGACAGTCAagcagagaaactgaaagaactGGACAAGGAAATCCGTCCCTTCCGACAGAACTGGGAGGAGGCTGACAGCATGAAGAGCAGTGTAGAATCCCTCCAGAACAGAGTGACTGAGCTGGAAAGTGTTGACAAAACTGCAGGGCAAGGAGCTCGAAATACAA GCCTGCTAGAGACACAGCTGAACAGGCACGATCAGATGCTGAGTGTTCATGATATTCGGCTGGCTGACATGGACCTCCGATTCCAAGTGCTAGAAACTGCCAGTTACAACGGAGTACTAATTTGGAAAATTCGAGATTATAAACGTCGGAAGCAAGAGGCAGTCATGGGGAAGACTCTGTCCTTGTACAGCCAACCCTTTTATACTGGATACTTTGGCTACAAGATGTGTGCCAGAGTTTACCTTAATGGAGATGGCATGGGAAAGGGGACGCACTTGTCGCTGTTTTTCGTCATAATGCGTGGAGAATATGATGCATTGCTTCCTTGGCCATTTAAGCAGAAAGTGACTCTAATGCTAATGGATCAGGGACCGTCTCGACGCCACTTAGGAGATGCTTTCAAGCCAGATCCCAACAGCAGCAGTTTCAAGAAGCCAACTGGAGAAATGAACATTGCGTCCGGCTGCCCAGTCTTTGTGGCTCAAACTGTTCTAGAGAATGGAACGTATATTAAAGATgatactatttttattaaagtcaTAGTGGATACATCGGATCTACCAGACCCCTGA
- the TRAF3 gene encoding TNF receptor-associated factor 3 isoform X2, with protein MDASKKTEPPLSVEMVQQRANPDRSPSASIYVPEQGGYKEKFVNAVEDKYKCEKCHLILCNPKQTECGHRFCETCMNALLSSSSPKCTACQESIVKDKVFKDNCCRRELLALQIYCRNENKGCKEQLSLGQLLMHLKTDCQFEELACPRADCKEKILRKDLPDHVEKTCKYRETTCKYCKSQVPMIMLQKHEDTDCPCVMVSCPHKCSVKTLMRSELNAHLSECINAPSTCSFKRYGCTFQVALLQNESLEKNKSIQTLHNQICSFEIEIERQKEMLRNNESKILHLQRVIDSQAEKLKELDKEIRPFRQNWEEADSMKSSVESLQNRVTELESVDKTAGQGARNTSLLETQLNRHDQMLSVHDIRLADMDLRFQVLETASYNGVLIWKIRDYKRRKQEAVMGKTLSLYSQPFYTGYFGYKMCARVYLNGDGMGKGTHLSLFFVIMRGEYDALLPWPFKQKVTLMLMDQGPSRRHLGDAFKPDPNSSSFKKPTGEMNIASGCPVFVAQTVLENGTYIKDDTIFIKVIVDTSDLPDP; from the exons ATGGATGCCAGTAAGAAGACAGAACCTCCTTTATCTGTAGAAATGGTACAACAAAGGGCCAACCCCGATCGCAGTCCTTCAGCATCAATTTATGTTCCAGAGCAAGGCGGCTACAAAGAGAAATTTGTAAATGCCGTGGAGGATAAgtataaatgtgaaaaatgtcaCCTCATCTTATGCAATCCTAAACAGACTGAATGTGGACATAGATTCTGTGAGACCTGCATGAATGCCTTGCTAAG ttctTCGAGTCCAAAATGTACAGCATGTCAAGAAAGCATAGTGAAAGACAAG gtgtTTAAGGATAATTGTTGCAGGAGAGAACTTCTTGCCCTTCAGATatactgcagaaatgaaaacaagggCTGCAAAGAACAACTGTCTCTGGGTCAATTACTG aTGCATTTGAAAACTGATTGTCAATTTGAAGAACTTGCATGTCCTCGTGCTgattgcaaagagaaaatattaagaaaagatTTGCCAGACCATGTAGAGAAGACCTGTAAATACCGGGAGACAACTTGTAAATATTGTAAAAGCCAAGTCCCAATGATTATGTTGCAG AAACATGAAGATACAGACTGTCCATGTGTCATGGTTTCATGTCCTCACAAATGTAGTGTTAAGACACTCATGAGGAGCGAG TTGAATGCACATTTGTCAGAATGTATTAATGCCCCAAGTACCTGTAGTTTTAAGCGTTATGGCTGCACTTTTCAG GTGGCCTTGCTCCAGAATGaaagtttggaaaagaacaAGAGTATACAAACTTTACATAATCAGATTTGTAGCTTTGAAATAGAAAttgaaagacagaaggaaatgcTGCGGAATAATGAATCTAAAATACTTCATTTACAG CGAGTGATAGACAGTCAagcagagaaactgaaagaactGGACAAGGAAATCCGTCCCTTCCGACAGAACTGGGAGGAGGCTGACAGCATGAAGAGCAGTGTAGAATCCCTCCAGAACAGAGTGACTGAGCTGGAAAGTGTTGACAAAACTGCAGGGCAAGGAGCTCGAAATACAA GCCTGCTAGAGACACAGCTGAACAGGCACGATCAGATGCTGAGTGTTCATGATATTCGGCTGGCTGACATGGACCTCCGATTCCAAGTGCTAGAAACTGCCAGTTACAACGGAGTACTAATTTGGAAAATTCGAGATTATAAACGTCGGAAGCAAGAGGCAGTCATGGGGAAGACTCTGTCCTTGTACAGCCAACCCTTTTATACTGGATACTTTGGCTACAAGATGTGTGCCAGAGTTTACCTTAATGGAGATGGCATGGGAAAGGGGACGCACTTGTCGCTGTTTTTCGTCATAATGCGTGGAGAATATGATGCATTGCTTCCTTGGCCATTTAAGCAGAAAGTGACTCTAATGCTAATGGATCAGGGACCGTCTCGACGCCACTTAGGAGATGCTTTCAAGCCAGATCCCAACAGCAGCAGTTTCAAGAAGCCAACTGGAGAAATGAACATTGCGTCCGGCTGCCCAGTCTTTGTGGCTCAAACTGTTCTAGAGAATGGAACGTATATTAAAGATgatactatttttattaaagtcaTAGTGGATACATCGGATCTACCAGACCCCTGA
- the TRAF3 gene encoding TNF receptor-associated factor 3 isoform X3, protein MDASKKTEPPLSVEMVQQRANPDRSPSASIYVPEQGGYKEKFVNAVEDKYKCEKCHLILCNPKQTECGHRFCETCMNALLSSSSPKCTACQESIVKDKVFKDNCCRRELLALQIYCRNENKGCKEQLSLGQLLMHLKTDCQFEELACPRADCKEKILRKDLPDHVEKTCKYRETTCKYCKSQVPMIMLQKHEDTDCPCVMVSCPHKCSVKTLMRSEVALLQNESLEKNKSIQTLHNQICSFEIEIERQKEMLRNNESKILHLQRVIDSQAEKLKELDKEIRPFRQNWEEADSMKSSVESLQNRVTELESVDKTAGQGARNTSLLETQLNRHDQMLSVHDIRLADMDLRFQVLETASYNGVLIWKIRDYKRRKQEAVMGKTLSLYSQPFYTGYFGYKMCARVYLNGDGMGKGTHLSLFFVIMRGEYDALLPWPFKQKVTLMLMDQGPSRRHLGDAFKPDPNSSSFKKPTGEMNIASGCPVFVAQTVLENGTYIKDDTIFIKVIVDTSDLPDP, encoded by the exons ATGGATGCCAGTAAGAAGACAGAACCTCCTTTATCTGTAGAAATGGTACAACAAAGGGCCAACCCCGATCGCAGTCCTTCAGCATCAATTTATGTTCCAGAGCAAGGCGGCTACAAAGAGAAATTTGTAAATGCCGTGGAGGATAAgtataaatgtgaaaaatgtcaCCTCATCTTATGCAATCCTAAACAGACTGAATGTGGACATAGATTCTGTGAGACCTGCATGAATGCCTTGCTAAG ttctTCGAGTCCAAAATGTACAGCATGTCAAGAAAGCATAGTGAAAGACAAG gtgtTTAAGGATAATTGTTGCAGGAGAGAACTTCTTGCCCTTCAGATatactgcagaaatgaaaacaagggCTGCAAAGAACAACTGTCTCTGGGTCAATTACTG aTGCATTTGAAAACTGATTGTCAATTTGAAGAACTTGCATGTCCTCGTGCTgattgcaaagagaaaatattaagaaaagatTTGCCAGACCATGTAGAGAAGACCTGTAAATACCGGGAGACAACTTGTAAATATTGTAAAAGCCAAGTCCCAATGATTATGTTGCAG AAACATGAAGATACAGACTGTCCATGTGTCATGGTTTCATGTCCTCACAAATGTAGTGTTAAGACACTCATGAGGAGCGAG GTGGCCTTGCTCCAGAATGaaagtttggaaaagaacaAGAGTATACAAACTTTACATAATCAGATTTGTAGCTTTGAAATAGAAAttgaaagacagaaggaaatgcTGCGGAATAATGAATCTAAAATACTTCATTTACAG CGAGTGATAGACAGTCAagcagagaaactgaaagaactGGACAAGGAAATCCGTCCCTTCCGACAGAACTGGGAGGAGGCTGACAGCATGAAGAGCAGTGTAGAATCCCTCCAGAACAGAGTGACTGAGCTGGAAAGTGTTGACAAAACTGCAGGGCAAGGAGCTCGAAATACAA GCCTGCTAGAGACACAGCTGAACAGGCACGATCAGATGCTGAGTGTTCATGATATTCGGCTGGCTGACATGGACCTCCGATTCCAAGTGCTAGAAACTGCCAGTTACAACGGAGTACTAATTTGGAAAATTCGAGATTATAAACGTCGGAAGCAAGAGGCAGTCATGGGGAAGACTCTGTCCTTGTACAGCCAACCCTTTTATACTGGATACTTTGGCTACAAGATGTGTGCCAGAGTTTACCTTAATGGAGATGGCATGGGAAAGGGGACGCACTTGTCGCTGTTTTTCGTCATAATGCGTGGAGAATATGATGCATTGCTTCCTTGGCCATTTAAGCAGAAAGTGACTCTAATGCTAATGGATCAGGGACCGTCTCGACGCCACTTAGGAGATGCTTTCAAGCCAGATCCCAACAGCAGCAGTTTCAAGAAGCCAACTGGAGAAATGAACATTGCGTCCGGCTGCCCAGTCTTTGTGGCTCAAACTGTTCTAGAGAATGGAACGTATATTAAAGATgatactatttttattaaagtcaTAGTGGATACATCGGATCTACCAGACCCCTGA
- the TRAF3 gene encoding TNF receptor-associated factor 3 isoform X4 has protein sequence MDASKKTEPPLSVEMVQQRANPDRSPSASIYVPEQGGYKEKFVNAVEDKYKCEKCHLILCNPKQTECGHRFCETCMNALLSSSSPKCTACQESIVKDKVFKDNCCRRELLALQIYCRNENKGCKEQLSLGQLLMHLKTDCQFEELACPRADCKEKILRKDLPDHVEKTCKYRETTCKYCKSQVPMIMLQKHEDTDCPCVMVSCPHKCSVKTLMRSERVIDSQAEKLKELDKEIRPFRQNWEEADSMKSSVESLQNRVTELESVDKTAGQGARNTSLLETQLNRHDQMLSVHDIRLADMDLRFQVLETASYNGVLIWKIRDYKRRKQEAVMGKTLSLYSQPFYTGYFGYKMCARVYLNGDGMGKGTHLSLFFVIMRGEYDALLPWPFKQKVTLMLMDQGPSRRHLGDAFKPDPNSSSFKKPTGEMNIASGCPVFVAQTVLENGTYIKDDTIFIKVIVDTSDLPDP, from the exons ATGGATGCCAGTAAGAAGACAGAACCTCCTTTATCTGTAGAAATGGTACAACAAAGGGCCAACCCCGATCGCAGTCCTTCAGCATCAATTTATGTTCCAGAGCAAGGCGGCTACAAAGAGAAATTTGTAAATGCCGTGGAGGATAAgtataaatgtgaaaaatgtcaCCTCATCTTATGCAATCCTAAACAGACTGAATGTGGACATAGATTCTGTGAGACCTGCATGAATGCCTTGCTAAG ttctTCGAGTCCAAAATGTACAGCATGTCAAGAAAGCATAGTGAAAGACAAG gtgtTTAAGGATAATTGTTGCAGGAGAGAACTTCTTGCCCTTCAGATatactgcagaaatgaaaacaagggCTGCAAAGAACAACTGTCTCTGGGTCAATTACTG aTGCATTTGAAAACTGATTGTCAATTTGAAGAACTTGCATGTCCTCGTGCTgattgcaaagagaaaatattaagaaaagatTTGCCAGACCATGTAGAGAAGACCTGTAAATACCGGGAGACAACTTGTAAATATTGTAAAAGCCAAGTCCCAATGATTATGTTGCAG AAACATGAAGATACAGACTGTCCATGTGTCATGGTTTCATGTCCTCACAAATGTAGTGTTAAGACACTCATGAGGAGCGAG CGAGTGATAGACAGTCAagcagagaaactgaaagaactGGACAAGGAAATCCGTCCCTTCCGACAGAACTGGGAGGAGGCTGACAGCATGAAGAGCAGTGTAGAATCCCTCCAGAACAGAGTGACTGAGCTGGAAAGTGTTGACAAAACTGCAGGGCAAGGAGCTCGAAATACAA GCCTGCTAGAGACACAGCTGAACAGGCACGATCAGATGCTGAGTGTTCATGATATTCGGCTGGCTGACATGGACCTCCGATTCCAAGTGCTAGAAACTGCCAGTTACAACGGAGTACTAATTTGGAAAATTCGAGATTATAAACGTCGGAAGCAAGAGGCAGTCATGGGGAAGACTCTGTCCTTGTACAGCCAACCCTTTTATACTGGATACTTTGGCTACAAGATGTGTGCCAGAGTTTACCTTAATGGAGATGGCATGGGAAAGGGGACGCACTTGTCGCTGTTTTTCGTCATAATGCGTGGAGAATATGATGCATTGCTTCCTTGGCCATTTAAGCAGAAAGTGACTCTAATGCTAATGGATCAGGGACCGTCTCGACGCCACTTAGGAGATGCTTTCAAGCCAGATCCCAACAGCAGCAGTTTCAAGAAGCCAACTGGAGAAATGAACATTGCGTCCGGCTGCCCAGTCTTTGTGGCTCAAACTGTTCTAGAGAATGGAACGTATATTAAAGATgatactatttttattaaagtcaTAGTGGATACATCGGATCTACCAGACCCCTGA